In Nakamurella antarctica, the following are encoded in one genomic region:
- a CDS encoding DUF5979 domain-containing protein: protein MKTPQHTVPPSGRWARLRRSGFVLSAALALVLGMVSVQNAAADVPTSVLLVSPKVTSDAVNVTYAPFEVTVTCRLGGVGLEGGDFVNGRFVFPVSRDQLVQIVVPVGAQCYVDETKQGGANPVSIVYNGKGSSKFTDGPEAILEDGDPITILDADSNVAVITNNFDAGVLSVKKSVAGDGASAYGSGPFAVQVSCYFQDSLLTEGEISLVGGEVKPFSGKLPAGTVCSVSETANGGATSTTVQLGNENIESVTIGASDVLVDITNYFNVGYVAITKEVTGEGATTYGAGPFTAQVTCTYDVDDEATVVALPNSGEVILNAANNYSAMVSDGDGPFGIPAGSDCTVTEPKSGGATQIMTGDSVSVVGNETVDLNLKNVFDVGSMEIIKERKGDGVDIFGAGPFTVTVNCTYLVDGVLTGFTREAVLNNGNGYEATIDDVILGARCVVEESDDGGATSSEIYSDGEVFPVEGVEIVPDTFIEKGSGDLISLVRVPGTSVTVVNTFDAADLVIVKKRDGDGAPQFGAGPFTVGVSCLYNGNTYSLGAAGSQVLSQGNGYVATITGLPVGAACTVVEPDNGGAVSTVITPNNKDATRGAVVISSAGSTVQVVNTFKIGRLQISKVVDKNQVAPGGAAAYTVTVTNIGAVDFVDGQADDTLPTGAVLVSATGSPVVTGMKLNWTIASLPIGKSVSFTVLATFPNSGSYTNSFGVEAK, encoded by the coding sequence GTGAAAACACCACAGCACACCGTCCCCCCATCCGGCCGTTGGGCGAGATTGAGGCGGAGCGGCTTCGTCCTGAGCGCTGCCCTGGCGCTCGTCCTCGGCATGGTGTCGGTCCAGAACGCTGCGGCAGACGTCCCCACCAGCGTCTTACTGGTGTCGCCCAAAGTCACCTCCGATGCTGTCAATGTGACATATGCACCGTTTGAAGTCACTGTGACCTGCAGGCTTGGGGGCGTCGGCCTTGAAGGTGGAGATTTCGTCAATGGAAGGTTCGTTTTCCCCGTCAGTCGTGATCAGTTGGTCCAAATTGTCGTTCCAGTAGGAGCGCAGTGCTACGTCGACGAAACCAAACAGGGTGGGGCCAACCCGGTCTCAATCGTTTACAACGGGAAAGGGTCCAGCAAGTTCACCGACGGACCCGAGGCGATCCTCGAGGACGGCGACCCGATCACCATCCTTGATGCAGATTCCAACGTCGCGGTCATTACGAATAATTTTGACGCCGGAGTGCTCTCGGTCAAGAAGTCCGTCGCTGGTGACGGCGCGAGTGCCTACGGGTCTGGGCCGTTCGCCGTACAGGTGAGCTGTTACTTCCAGGATTCACTCCTGACCGAAGGAGAGATCTCGCTTGTCGGCGGCGAAGTTAAACCGTTCTCCGGAAAGCTCCCAGCAGGAACCGTCTGCTCGGTTTCGGAAACTGCAAACGGTGGTGCCACCAGCACAACCGTCCAATTGGGCAACGAAAATATCGAAAGCGTCACCATCGGCGCCTCCGACGTGTTGGTAGACATCACTAACTACTTCAACGTTGGATACGTAGCGATAACCAAAGAAGTGACGGGCGAGGGGGCCACGACCTACGGCGCCGGCCCGTTTACCGCGCAGGTGACATGTACCTACGACGTGGACGATGAGGCCACAGTCGTTGCGCTGCCCAATAGTGGCGAAGTGATTCTCAATGCTGCAAACAACTACAGCGCCATGGTCTCTGACGGAGATGGGCCCTTCGGTATCCCTGCGGGCTCGGACTGCACTGTGACGGAGCCGAAGAGTGGCGGAGCTACCCAGATTATGACGGGTGATTCAGTCTCAGTCGTCGGCAACGAAACAGTTGATCTGAACCTGAAGAACGTCTTCGATGTCGGATCGATGGAGATCATCAAGGAGCGTAAGGGTGACGGAGTAGACATCTTCGGTGCCGGACCGTTCACGGTCACTGTGAACTGCACCTACCTTGTCGACGGGGTATTGACGGGCTTCACCCGAGAAGCCGTGTTAAACAACGGCAACGGATACGAAGCAACCATCGATGATGTGATTCTCGGTGCCCGCTGCGTCGTGGAGGAGTCCGACGATGGTGGAGCGACCTCCAGCGAGATCTATTCCGACGGAGAAGTTTTCCCCGTCGAGGGTGTCGAAATTGTTCCGGATACCTTCATCGAAAAAGGCAGCGGAGATTTGATCTCTCTTGTCCGCGTGCCCGGAACTTCGGTCACTGTTGTCAACACGTTCGACGCAGCGGACCTCGTCATCGTCAAAAAGCGGGACGGCGACGGCGCCCCGCAGTTCGGTGCCGGGCCGTTCACCGTAGGTGTGTCGTGCCTGTACAACGGCAATACCTACAGCCTCGGCGCGGCTGGCAGTCAGGTCCTGTCGCAGGGCAACGGATATGTAGCAACCATCACCGGCTTGCCAGTCGGCGCAGCCTGCACTGTGGTGGAACCCGATAACGGCGGGGCAGTCAGCACCGTCATCACCCCGAACAACAAAGACGCCACCAGAGGGGCCGTGGTAATCAGTAGTGCAGGAAGCACTGTTCAGGTCGTGAACACCTTCAAGATCGGCCGTCTGCAGATCTCGAAGGTGGTCGACAAGAATCAGGTGGCACCGGGCGGCGCGGCCGCCTACACGGTCACAGTGACCAACATTGGTGCTGTTGATTTCGTGGACGGCCAGGCTGACGACACGCTGCCCACCGGCGCCGTTCTGGTCTCCGCAACAGGTTCGCCGGTGGTGACCGGGATGAAACTGAACTGGACGATCGCGTCGCTGCCTATCGGAAAGAGCGTCAGCTTTACGGTGCTCGCCACGTTCCCGAACAGCGGTAGCTACACGAACTCCTTTGGTGTGGAAGCAAAGTAG